One genomic window of Carassius gibelio isolate Cgi1373 ecotype wild population from Czech Republic chromosome A10, carGib1.2-hapl.c, whole genome shotgun sequence includes the following:
- the LOC128021463 gene encoding ciliary neurotrophic factor receptor subunit alpha has protein sequence MPGLVSCLGDLIVTGIILLFSDHVQSEIWTNEVSDVQFGGLGSTVTLICGGAHGGSPVEWRFNGSSVTPLQTHKGSLALLSATHSMEGNYSCHDERGTLLHSIKLRLGYPPHFVRVSCRMPNHMNIYCSWVQTKTTHLPTLYRTSYSGKGIDMEPCEQEQIGVNECTITNPPFWTSKFLVNITEINPLGSNSTILQIDAHELLKPDPPQDVRVHQVEGQPTQLLVQWSCPSSWQVEILHAFPLTFLLRYRPIGSNYWSRLETEDNTSLKIMDALVGRLHQIQIRAQDALINHSQWSEWSHVVEAQPWMEPLKEPTEEPVDFSFPFFNSFPVRTTDKSPDSSLHQTGSLGLLILLGLFAAVMVSVLLTIITLLWVRQRKQDNVKKEELASMVKMKSIAI, from the exons ATGCCCGGTTTAGTGTCATGCCTTGGCGATCTAATAGTCACTGGAATCATCCTCCTGTTCTCTGACCACGTCCAGTCAGAGATATGGACCAATGAAG TTTCAGACGTCCAGTTCGGTGGATTGGGCTCCACGGTCACGCTCATATGCGGAGGTGCTCACGGCGG GTCTCCAGTGGAATGGCGGTTCAATGGGAGCTCAGTAACACCGCTGCAAACACACAAGGGCTCGCTTGCGCTACTGAGCGCCACACACTCGATGGAAGGCAACTACAGCTGCCATGATGAACGAGGAACTTTACTGCACTCCATCAAACTACGCCTGGGAT atCCACCTCATTTTGTCAGAGTTTCTTGTCGTATGCCGAATCATATGAACATCTACTGCTCCTGGGTACAAACTAAGACAACACACCTGCCCACATTATACAGAACCTCCTACAG TGGTAAGGGCATAGATATGGAGCCGTGCGAGCAGGAGCAGATCGGGGTGAATGAATGTACGATTACGAACCCACCATTCTGGACCTCGAAGTTCCTGGTGAACATCACCGAAATCAACCCGCTGGGATCCAACTCCACCATCCTCCAGATAGATGCTCATGAACTCT TGAAGCCAGATCCTCCCCAGGACGTCCGAGTTCATCAGGTGGAGGGTCAGCCCACTCAGTTACTGGTCCAGTGGAGTTGTCCTTCGTCCTGGCAGGTTGAAATCTTGCACGCTTTCCCTTTGACATTCTTACTGCGCTACCGGCCGATCGGCTCCAACTACTGGTCAAGG CTGGAGACAGAAGATAACACAAGCCTGAAGATCATGGATGCTCTAGTGGGTCGCCTGCATCAGATCCAGATCAGAGCCCAGGACGCCCTGATCAACCACAGCCAGTGGAGTGAGTGGAGTCATGTGGTGGAGGCCCAGCCGTGGATGg AGCCTTTGAAAGAGCCGACAGAGGAACCGGTGGATTTTAGCTTTCCATTTTTCAACTCATTTCCAGTGAGGACGACAGACAAGTCTCCAG ATTCATCGTTACACCAGACTGGGAGCCTCGGACTGTTGATTTTGTTGGGTCTGTTTGCAGCGGTCATGGTGTCTGTGTTATTAACCATCATCACACTTCTATG GGTCAGACAGAGAAAACAGGACAATGTGAAGAAAGAAGAACTGGCTTCCATGGTGAAGATGAAGTCCATAGCGATCTAA